From the genome of Oscillospiraceae bacterium, one region includes:
- a CDS encoding nitroreductase family protein — translation MMEFFELIQKRESCRNFKVTPVENEKLRRCVEAARLAPSACNSQPWRYIVVNDPELSPKVAKCVQDMGMNKFTNGCPAFAVVLETGANLMSRLGGKVTDQKYAPLDVGISVAHFCLEATDLGLSTCILGWLNEGKLKELFNIPKNERVRVVLAIGYAANDTLRTKQRKPLEEIAEFHISEVKK, via the coding sequence ATAATGGAATTTTTTGAACTTATTCAAAAGCGCGAGAGCTGCCGTAATTTTAAAGTTACGCCGGTTGAAAACGAAAAGCTGCGCCGTTGTGTCGAAGCCGCACGGTTGGCTCCGTCGGCTTGCAACTCCCAGCCGTGGCGCTACATCGTCGTAAACGATCCCGAACTCAGCCCGAAAGTCGCGAAATGCGTTCAGGATATGGGTATGAACAAATTTACAAACGGCTGTCCGGCATTTGCGGTTGTGCTCGAAACAGGTGCGAATTTGATGTCCCGGCTCGGGGGTAAAGTCACAGATCAAAAATATGCACCTCTGGATGTCGGAATTTCGGTGGCGCATTTCTGTCTGGAAGCGACCGACCTCGGACTTTCCACTTGCATTCTCGGTTGGCTCAACGAGGGTAAACTGAAAGAACTATTCAACATACCTAAAAACGAGCGCGTCCGCGTGGTGTTAGCCATCGGTTATGCGGCAAACGATACACTTCGGACAAAGCAGCGTAAACCGCTTGAAGAAATCGCGGAATTCCACATTTCGGAGGTTAAGAAATGA
- a CDS encoding uracil-DNA glycosylase translates to MVCIGNEWDDLLAGEFEAPYYQKLRQFLKTEYSHFKIYPSMFDIFNALKYTPYSKVKVVILGQDPYHGAGQAHGLCFSVKRGIEPPPSLKNIFAEIKSDLGIDSPNHGELTSWARQGVLLLNTVLTVREGMPNSHKGAGWEFLTTKIVELLNENPNPIVFLLWGANARAKEPLLTSPNHLVLATVHPSPLSAYNGFFGCRHFSKANDFLAKNGVEPVNWQIENMLCEVTK, encoded by the coding sequence ATGGTTTGTATCGGAAACGAATGGGATGACTTGCTTGCCGGGGAATTCGAAGCGCCTTACTACCAGAAACTGCGGCAGTTTTTAAAAACGGAGTATTCCCATTTTAAAATCTACCCGAGCATGTTTGATATCTTCAACGCTCTCAAATATACACCTTATTCCAAAGTCAAAGTCGTTATTCTCGGCCAGGACCCCTACCACGGCGCAGGACAGGCGCATGGACTTTGCTTTTCGGTGAAAAGAGGCATAGAACCACCCCCTTCCCTCAAAAATATCTTTGCCGAGATCAAGTCCGACCTCGGAATCGACTCTCCGAATCACGGAGAATTGACCTCCTGGGCGAGACAAGGCGTGCTGCTGCTCAATACGGTACTCACGGTGCGAGAGGGTATGCCGAACAGTCATAAAGGAGCCGGATGGGAGTTTCTGACCACAAAAATTGTAGAGCTTCTCAATGAAAACCCGAATCCCATTGTGTTTTTGTTATGGGGTGCAAACGCCCGGGCAAAAGAGCCGCTTCTGACTAGTCCCAATCATCTGGTGTTAGCCACGGTTCATCCGAGCCCGCTTTCGGCTTATAACGGCTTTTTCGGATGCAGACACTTTTCCAAAGCAAACGACTTTCTCGCCAAGAACGGCGTCGAACCGGTCAATTGGCAGATCGAAAACATGCTGTGCGAGGTGACAAAATAA